The window GCGCTTAAGCTTCTCGATGCGTACAACCGCGTCCTTCCCCATCTCGACCACAGTCTGCTTAGAGTCATATCCTGTTAGGAAAGTTCTCACCCTGGGATCAATAAATATAAACTTTTCTGCGGGACTTTTTCTAGCGATTTCCTCACCAGCAAGTGGAACTACCAAGTAGAATTTGTTGTTCCTTGTCCTTTGAACCCTCGAATCTCCTGGCAATTCCTCTGGGAGCGGCTCTGTACCACGAAAATTCGAGAGCGAGAATACTTCGCTCCAAAACGACTTCGTTCTCTTGTTCCAGTGCTTTTCCAACactgaaagagtttgaatcGGTGTCTTCTTTGACTTGAACCTCAACTTCAAAGGCATCCCAGTCTGCTTATACTTTGCCATATTATAACTGTAgttcttgaccaaatcacAAAGGGCTTCGTCTTTCAAATCGTAACTGTAGTCGTTAAGCCACTGCTCCTGAGGTTCTAGAATAATAGTATCTCTGTTAAGCAAAGTCTGGCGTAGACCTTTTATGGTCATTGCCATGCCATCGCGGTGCAGCTTCAGCGCTCTATTGTATATGTAACGCTGGCACCTAAACCACTTTTTGAGCGTTTCTCTCTGGGAATTGGTCGGATAGACCTTAATTTTGCGAGCCCTGgtattctcttctttgacacCACTGCTAAGCGGCAAGTTCAATGAGTCATTGATAACCGGCACCTGTGGATGTTTAACCACGCTAAACCACGAGTCAGATGTGATTTTCTGACTAAGATTTTTAGCCGCCGTTGGTAGAATCGTATTCAAGCCCCATTGCTGGGAAATATGAGCCGCATCCTCATTCCAATATGGTTTGGTTGTCTTACtatttgatctttttctcttcttagcCTGATATTGAGTACAGGTGGTCATTATTGATTCTGGGTTGTTTCGAGTTGAACTAAGATGAGTATTTTGAGTCAATGTGATTGGGCAAGTTCATAAGAAATAGTCCTCTTCTTACACATTTTGAGATGCCACATTCAGCCTCAATAACCATCAGATGTCAATAGCGAACGTTAACTGCGGAGTAATATAGACCCTCCATGTGAGTATTTCATGTTGTTTCAAGGCCCGAGGAAGTTGTATGAAAGAGTAAGATCGTAATTTGTGTTTCAACTGAAACACTCTTAACTGTCATCTAAAAGATGCTCGACTCGACAGCCCGGGATGGAAGTGCGCACAATATAGACAAAAGAATTATGTTGTCGGGGCCATCGAGCGTGTATCGACGTTAGCGACATCCACTAATACCTTTGGTTTTAAAAAAGACGATGATATGCAGAATAATTTTCCCTCATGGTGacctcatcatcagaacCAGATGAGTAATATGCCCAGGCCTGTTTCGACATCTGTGATACCAAGTACTCAAAATCGTTCATGTTACTAACATGCTCCGAAGGTGGTTGCCCAGCTCTCGATTGCTGTTTCTCAGCCATTTCTTTATGGTGGACAGATCAACTCTTCACGCATTTGACCT of the Torulaspora delbrueckii CBS 1146 chromosome 7, complete genome genome contains:
- the TDEL0G03010 gene encoding RNA-guided endonuclease InsQ/TnpB family protein — its product is MTTCTQYQAKKRKRSNSKTTKPYWNEDAAHISQQWGLNTILPTAAKNLSQKITSDSWFSVVKHPQVPVINDSLNLPLSSGVKEENTRARKIKVYPTNSQRETLKKWFRCQRYIYNRALKLHRDGMAMTIKGLRQTLLNRDTIILEPQEQWLNDYSYDLKDEALCDLVKNYSYNMAKYKQTGMPLKLRFKSKKTPIQTLSVLEKHWNKRTKSFWSEVFSLSNFRGTEPLPEELPGDSRVQRTRNNKFYLVVPLAGEEIARKSPAEKFIFIDPRVRTFLTGYDSKQTVVEMGKDAVVRIEKLKRRRRQFQSKLAKLRKHKKRQNHRKALHRLDEKIQHIVRDMHKKTASYLCKNYENIFLPKLNYHQCTRLTRKTRSSMATIAHCCFHDRLTMKAEQFHSTSVHEVEEDYTSKTCSSCGNLKDDLGSNKIYSCSSCSSVFDRDFNAAKNIMLKYICEHLMASGGSSITSASSGGNGGFAMMGPGPFVR